CTTTCAAAGGCACCGTCGACGTCACCAACAGCTATGCAGGTCCAGTTCTTTCTCCCTTCTCTCTGTTCAATTTCTAGATCTATTTTGCTTGTGATCCTTCAATATATTCGTGTTATAGATTATTATATGTTATAGATCATTATAGGTGAATAGAGGAATTGGGTTTTGTTAATGTTAGATATTGATGGTGATGATCTTGCTGTTCAAACTAGGATGTGATTTCTTTCCCCTTTGGGTTCTAGACCAAATGCTTTGTTTGAAAGCTCATATGATGTTTGAATTGTTATTCCTCAGTGCCatttgaagaagaagataagGACCCAAGCATATGGTTTCTTGACCACAATTACCATGAGTCAATGTTTTCTATGTTCAAAAGAATAAATGGTACTGTCTCGGACACTATTGCTTATAATGCCTTCTTCTTTCTGGAGATTTTGATACTATTAAGATAATTTGCTTTTCCAGCCAAGGAGCATGTGGTGGGTTGGTACAGCACAGGTCCAAAACTTAGGGAAAATGACCTGGATATTCATGGACTATTTACTGAGTAAGATCATCACCTGTTATTGCTAAGTTCTTTCTTCTGTTTTTTGATTGAAATAAACTACCTTTGACTTGGACTATCTGCTGCTTCGCAAAATAATTGAACCTTTCGTTGATCTTTTCTTCTCAGGTTTGCCTTAGTTTTCTGTgttattaataagtttttatctGATATTACAGTTATGTTCCAAATCCTGTCTTGGTCATAATAGATGTTCAACCAGTAGAGCTGGGAATACCCACGAAAGCTTATTGCGCAGTTGAAGAGGTGAAAGAGGTAAGGATATCAGTTCTGAAATGAAAGCCAAAATTATCTAATTGTTTTGTCATGTTATATGAGTGGCCTATAGTTATATGTAGACTAGAGGCAGGTTAAATGGATTCTGTAGCTGGTCTTTATTGTAATGCTGCCTCCATGTATCATGTATGCTTAAAGGTTAAATGATGGTATGTTTAGCTGATGGTTATGTATGGTTACAGAATGCCACCCAGAAAAGCCAGAAGGTGTTTGTGCATGTGCCATCAGAAATTGCTGCTCATGAAGTTGAGGAAATTGGTACGCCTTTTGAAGCCAGTATTTTCTTGTTTGTAAAATATTGTTTATTCTAAATAGGTTTCTATTGCATGCATAAAAGTGAATTCCTTTTGCCGGATCAACTTGCTATTTTGTGTCTGGTTTGATTGTTTATTGTTCCAATTTTACAGGTGTGGAACACTTGTTAAGGGATGTGAAGGACACTACAATTAGCACCCTTGCAACTGAGGTTTTGCTTCTGATTATTCTCAGGTTTTTCTCCTCTCTATCACTATAGAAGAAGGAACTGAGTTTTCAGTTTGTCTATGCAGGTGTCTGGGAAACTTACTGCTTTGAAAGGATTGGATGCTCGACTTCGAGAAATACGTGGTTATCTTGACCTTGTCATTGATGGAAAGCTGCCGCTAAACCATGAGATTCTGTACCATTTACAGGTTTTATTATGAATCTTCTAAATTTTCCTATTTTCTGGCCTATTTTTCCTGTGCGCACTGCACACTCATAAACACATGTTATGCATAAAGGTGTCGGTTCAATCTCAACTGAAAAAAGGAAGCAAAATTTAAGACTTTCATTCTAACTCTAGTGAGGAATCTGAAATTGTGTTTGATGTTTTCACTGAGGCTTTTGGAGTTCGCTTTGAATTGATGGAGTCTTTTCTTTGCTTGATCACTATTACAGAAACTCAAATGTCAAGATTCTCCTCTCTATCTCTGCATTGCAGAAAAGAGGATTATTAGATTTGAAACAAGCTTCCAAAATTATGGACTTTGTACTCTTACAAGTTGATGTTGATTCATCCAGAATTTTGGGAATTTTCTTTGGCTTTGACTGTTTCCACATTTATCTTCTACAGTCGTTGCTTGGTTGGTCTGTTCAGATTTGAATTTCGAATGGCTGATGTCAATGGACTTGTTTTTAAGCATGGGCTTGCAAGATAGTACATGCTTCATTGTTCTTATGCTTTGTAAATTGCAAATCatacaatattaaaatttaaataaacaatTTTTTTCTGAAGAAATATTGTCGTCAACTTAGTTATCTACTATCTACCTCCCATTCTATTTTGTTTGGATCGTATATCAACGTCTAATCTCCGGGAAAAGAGAAGGTTTCATCGGAACAATTATTTGTGTAACCAAAGCAAACGCATTATGAGCTTGAGCCCATCTTTAAGACCATCTTTCCTCCCAAGTGTTTGTCAACCTTCATATTA
This region of Manihot esculenta cultivar AM560-2 chromosome 10, M.esculenta_v8, whole genome shotgun sequence genomic DNA includes:
- the LOC110623979 gene encoding 26S proteasome non-ATPase regulatory subunit 7 homolog A, yielding MDVIKTQQISARPIEKVIVHPLVLLSIVDNYSRVAKDTRKRVVGVLLGSSFKGTVDVTNSYAVPFEEEDKDPSIWFLDHNYHESMFSMFKRINAKEHVVGWYSTGPKLRENDLDIHGLFTDYVPNPVLVIIDVQPVELGIPTKAYCAVEEVKENATQKSQKVFVHVPSEIAAHEVEEIGVEHLLRDVKDTTISTLATEVSGKLTALKGLDARLREIRGYLDLVIDGKLPLNHEILYHLQDVFNLLPNLNVADLIKAFAVKTNDMMLVIYLSSLIRSVIALHNLINNKMLNKEHEKAEDTKTVAVPAAAGS